The Deinococcus koreensis genome window below encodes:
- the rpoC gene encoding DNA-directed RNA polymerase subunit beta' yields MKDFSKVRIAIASPEKIREWSFGEVEKPETINYRTLKPEREGLFDERIFGPQKDYECACGKYKRQRYEGKVCERCGVEVTSSKVRRYRMGHIDLATPAAHIWYVKDTPSKIGTLLDLSAGQLEKVLYFSSFLVTDPRNAQKDGRPLKRGELLSDDEYRELRFGRQETYTIPNGQETVIRDGEYVTRGQILGGTVAAKMDGLAQFRFPRRAEIAYSEAVEAVLPLPADGLVEQESFRAGEIIAELEADVTIAAPVAGTAFLHDMGEDSVMVELRESAAVPNVSASDEDEDGEDAEPAAPTPAGEVIARIYIPHGMDVQVAYGEIVEAGAVLAQAKSGQRLRVSRDSSLSAVTFPKKKGDVTLTAHWTRRAEYPINPTMHVLVGDGSSVKKGQKVIGAIDKEEEIIAQADGVISLHAPASIIVSKAKVYPYQDEPLVVNLDRVEPGDELADSGNLKSEISGRIEIDLVRKQVRVIESYDFEAKMGAEAVKELLDDLNLDELEAELGEQMKDSSRHKRAKARKRLEVTRAFKRSGNNPTWMILNTVPVMPPDLRPMVQVDGGRFATSDLNDLYRRLINRNNRLKKLINQGAPDMIIRNEKRMLQEAVDALIDNGRRGSPVTNPGSDRSLRSLTDLLGGKQGRFRQNLLGKRVDYSGRSVIVVGPQLKLHQCGVPKRMALELFKPFLFKVLEEKGEVTNIKQARKMLERYRDTRDTVWDALEEVIEDKVVLLNRAPTLHRLGIQAFEPVLVEGQSIQLHPLVCEAFNADFDGDQMAIHVPLSAQAQAEARIQMLSSHNLLSPANGEPNVKPSRDIILGIFTLTQLRTDNLGAGTAFTSEQDVLQALEDGKIALNSPVTLNGAEITAGRLKYHFSSPDEAIMAVERGGIDYQDHVRIRLNGVTHDTSAGRVMFRRLVQEALGTQAPLVDTLVNLDTAYEKDALKDMVMACFKHLGIEATAGLLDALKDSGFKLSTSSGITIGIDDIVIPPSKPEILARANAQVAEIEQNYEFGFMTEEERYKQVVQLWNDTKDEVKNAMFKNFEQNYPFNPLWIMSQSGARGNAQQITQLAGMRGLMARPDGSTIEVPILASFREGLTVLEYFISTHGARKGGADTALRTADSGYLTRKLVDVAHEVVVRDVDCGTTDYSAIALGATDDRTGEWRARKASEIETSIYGRTLTTDVELSDGTTLREGEMLSLEDVKAVTRDAKVLREIFVRTPLNCRVKSGVCQKCYGYDLSQAKPVSMGEAVGVVAAESIGEPGTQLTMRTFHTGGVAGSGDITMGLPRVIELFEARKPKVPALIADTTGTLHITEEEERYLIKVEADDAQYSGKLHKVSRATRLAPEIRDGVRVDAGQQLTRGAVNPHDLLEHKDNESAQKYLVDEVQRVYRSQGVKVHDKHIEIIIRQMLRYVEIVDGGDTDLLEGQTVERWEVDAANDALPEGSTPSSWKPVLLGITKSSLTTKSWLSAASFQHTTHVLTEASMKGQVDDLIGLKENVILGKLIPAGTGLLTVRQMQVADDRTLEKYGESNNSTDSVTGDRSYDDTRPGVVNENVTYTN; encoded by the coding sequence ATGAAAGATTTCAGTAAAGTCCGTATCGCCATCGCCAGCCCGGAGAAGATCCGCGAGTGGAGCTTCGGCGAGGTCGAAAAGCCCGAGACCATCAACTACCGCACCCTGAAGCCCGAGCGTGAAGGGCTGTTCGACGAGCGCATCTTCGGGCCGCAGAAGGATTACGAGTGCGCCTGCGGGAAGTACAAGCGCCAGCGCTACGAGGGCAAGGTCTGCGAGCGCTGCGGGGTGGAGGTCACCTCCAGCAAGGTGCGCCGCTACCGCATGGGCCACATCGACCTGGCGACCCCTGCCGCACACATCTGGTACGTCAAGGACACGCCCTCCAAGATCGGCACGCTGCTCGACCTGAGCGCCGGCCAGCTGGAGAAGGTGCTGTATTTCAGCTCCTTCCTGGTGACCGACCCCCGCAACGCTCAGAAGGACGGCCGCCCGCTCAAGCGCGGCGAGCTGCTCTCGGACGACGAATACCGTGAGCTGCGCTTCGGCCGCCAGGAGACCTACACCATCCCCAACGGGCAGGAAACGGTCATCCGGGACGGCGAGTACGTGACGCGCGGGCAGATCCTGGGCGGCACCGTGGCCGCCAAGATGGACGGCCTGGCCCAGTTCCGCTTCCCGCGCCGCGCCGAGATCGCCTACTCCGAAGCGGTGGAAGCCGTGCTGCCGCTGCCCGCTGATGGGCTGGTCGAGCAGGAGAGCTTCCGCGCCGGCGAGATCATCGCCGAGCTGGAAGCCGACGTGACGATCGCGGCCCCCGTGGCCGGCACCGCCTTCCTGCACGACATGGGCGAGGACTCCGTGATGGTCGAGCTGCGCGAGAGCGCCGCCGTGCCGAACGTGAGCGCCAGCGACGAGGACGAGGACGGCGAGGACGCCGAGCCCGCCGCCCCGACCCCCGCCGGTGAGGTCATCGCCCGCATCTACATCCCGCACGGCATGGACGTGCAGGTCGCCTACGGCGAGATCGTCGAGGCCGGCGCCGTGCTGGCCCAGGCCAAGTCCGGTCAGCGCCTGCGGGTCAGCCGCGACTCTTCCCTCAGCGCCGTCACCTTCCCCAAGAAGAAGGGGGACGTGACCCTGACCGCCCACTGGACGCGCCGCGCCGAGTACCCGATCAACCCCACCATGCACGTGCTGGTCGGCGACGGCAGCAGCGTCAAGAAGGGCCAGAAGGTCATCGGCGCCATCGACAAGGAAGAGGAGATCATCGCGCAGGCCGACGGCGTGATCTCGCTGCACGCGCCCGCCTCGATCATCGTCTCCAAGGCCAAGGTCTACCCCTACCAGGACGAGCCGCTGGTCGTGAACCTCGACCGCGTGGAGCCCGGCGACGAGCTGGCCGACTCCGGCAACCTGAAGAGCGAGATCTCGGGCCGCATCGAGATCGACCTGGTGCGCAAGCAGGTGCGCGTCATCGAGTCCTACGACTTCGAGGCCAAGATGGGCGCCGAGGCCGTCAAGGAACTGCTCGACGACCTCAACCTGGACGAACTGGAAGCCGAGCTGGGCGAGCAGATGAAAGACTCCTCGCGGCACAAGCGTGCCAAGGCCCGCAAGCGGCTGGAAGTCACGCGCGCCTTCAAGCGCAGCGGCAACAACCCCACCTGGATGATCCTGAACACCGTCCCGGTGATGCCGCCCGATCTGCGCCCGATGGTGCAGGTGGACGGCGGACGCTTCGCCACGAGCGACCTGAACGACCTGTACCGCCGATTGATCAACCGCAACAACCGTCTCAAGAAGCTGATCAACCAGGGCGCGCCCGACATGATCATCCGCAACGAGAAGCGCATGTTGCAGGAAGCCGTGGACGCGCTGATCGACAACGGCCGCCGCGGCAGCCCGGTCACCAACCCCGGCTCCGACCGCAGCCTGCGCTCGCTGACCGACCTGCTGGGCGGCAAGCAGGGACGCTTCCGCCAGAACCTGCTGGGCAAGCGCGTGGACTACTCCGGCCGCTCGGTCATCGTGGTCGGCCCGCAGCTCAAGCTGCACCAGTGCGGGGTGCCCAAGCGCATGGCGCTGGAACTCTTCAAGCCCTTCCTGTTCAAGGTGCTGGAAGAAAAGGGCGAGGTCACGAACATCAAGCAGGCCCGCAAGATGCTCGAACGCTACCGCGACACGCGCGATACCGTGTGGGACGCGCTGGAAGAGGTCATCGAGGACAAGGTCGTGCTGCTCAACCGCGCGCCCACGCTGCACCGTCTGGGCATCCAGGCCTTCGAGCCGGTGCTGGTGGAAGGCCAGAGCATCCAGCTGCACCCGCTGGTCTGTGAAGCCTTCAACGCCGACTTCGACGGCGACCAGATGGCGATCCACGTTCCGCTGAGCGCCCAGGCGCAGGCGGAAGCGCGCATCCAGATGCTCAGCTCGCACAACCTGCTCTCGCCCGCCAACGGCGAGCCGAACGTCAAGCCCAGCCGCGACATCATCCTGGGGATCTTCACGCTGACCCAGCTGCGCACCGATAACCTGGGCGCCGGCACCGCGTTCACCTCCGAGCAGGACGTGCTGCAGGCGCTGGAGGACGGCAAGATCGCGCTGAACAGCCCCGTGACCCTGAACGGCGCGGAGATCACCGCCGGGCGCCTGAAGTACCACTTCTCCAGCCCCGACGAGGCCATCATGGCCGTCGAGCGCGGCGGGATCGACTACCAGGATCACGTCCGGATCCGCCTGAACGGCGTGACCCACGACACCTCCGCCGGCCGCGTGATGTTCCGCCGGCTGGTGCAGGAAGCCCTGGGCACCCAGGCGCCGCTGGTGGACACCCTGGTCAACCTGGACACGGCCTATGAGAAGGACGCCCTCAAGGACATGGTCATGGCCTGCTTCAAGCACCTGGGCATCGAGGCCACCGCCGGGCTGCTGGACGCCCTGAAGGACTCGGGCTTCAAGCTCAGCACGTCCTCGGGCATCACCATCGGCATCGACGACATCGTGATTCCGCCCTCCAAGCCCGAGATCCTGGCCCGTGCCAACGCGCAGGTCGCCGAGATCGAGCAGAACTACGAGTTCGGCTTCATGACCGAAGAAGAGCGCTACAAGCAGGTCGTGCAGCTCTGGAACGACACCAAGGACGAAGTCAAGAACGCCATGTTCAAGAACTTCGAGCAGAACTACCCCTTCAACCCGCTGTGGATCATGAGCCAGTCGGGCGCGCGCGGGAACGCCCAGCAGATCACCCAGCTGGCCGGGATGCGCGGCCTGATGGCCCGCCCCGACGGCTCCACCATCGAGGTGCCGATCCTGGCCTCCTTCCGCGAGGGCCTGACGGTGCTGGAGTACTTCATCTCCACCCACGGGGCGCGGAAGGGCGGCGCCGATACGGCGCTCCGTACCGCCGACTCGGGCTACCTGACCCGCAAGCTGGTGGACGTGGCCCACGAGGTCGTCGTGCGCGACGTGGACTGCGGCACCACCGACTACTCGGCCATCGCCCTGGGCGCCACCGACGACCGCACCGGCGAGTGGCGGGCGCGCAAGGCCAGCGAGATCGAGACCTCGATCTACGGCCGCACGCTGACCACCGACGTGGAACTCTCGGACGGCACGACCCTGCGCGAAGGCGAGATGCTCTCGCTGGAAGACGTCAAGGCCGTGACGCGGGACGCCAAGGTGCTGCGCGAGATCTTCGTGCGCACGCCGCTGAACTGCCGCGTCAAGAGCGGCGTGTGCCAGAAGTGCTACGGCTACGACCTCTCGCAGGCCAAGCCCGTGAGCATGGGCGAGGCGGTGGGCGTGGTGGCGGCCGAGTCCATCGGCGAACCCGGCACGCAGCTCACCATGCGTACCTTCCACACCGGCGGCGTGGCCGGCAGCGGCGACATCACCATGGGTCTGCCCCGCGTGATCGAGCTGTTCGAGGCCCGCAAGCCCAAGGTGCCCGCGCTGATCGCGGATACCACCGGCACGCTGCACATCACCGAGGAAGAGGAGCGCTACCTGATCAAGGTGGAGGCCGACGACGCCCAGTACAGCGGCAAGCTGCACAAGGTCTCGCGCGCCACGCGCCTCGCCCCCGAGATCCGCGACGGCGTGCGGGTGGACGCCGGGCAGCAGCTCACGCGCGGCGCCGTGAACCCCCACGACCTGCTGGAACACAAGGACAACGAGTCGGCCCAGAAGTACCTGGTCGATGAAGTGCAGCGCGTGTACCGCTCGCAGGGCGTGAAGGTGCACGACAAGCACATCGAGATCATCATCCGCCAGATGCTGCGCTACGTGGAGATCGTGGACGGCGGCGACACCGACCTGCTCGAGGGCCAGACCGTCGAGCGCTGGGAAGTGGACGCCGCGAACGACGCCCTGCCGGAAGGCAGCACCCCGAGCAGCTGGAAGCCTGTCCTGCTGGGCATCACCAAGAGCAGCCTGACGACCAAGTCGTGGCTCTCGGCGGCCAGCTTCCAGCACACCACCCACGTGCTGACCGAAGCCTCCATGAAGGGTCAGGTCGACGACCTGATCGGCCTGAAGGAAAACGTCATCCTGGGCAAGCTGATCCCCGCCGGCACCGGCCTGCTCACTGTGCGCCAGATGCAGGTGGCCGACGACCGCACGCTGGAGAAGTACGGCGAGAGCAACAACTCGACCGACTCGGTCACGGGCGACCGTTCCTACGACGACACCCGCCCCGGTGTGGTCAACGAGAACGTGACGTACACGAACTGA
- a CDS encoding DNA-directed RNA polymerase subunit beta: protein MTLNKKEPRIERFGEISEVIPLPNLTEVQVNSFRAFLQADKAMEKRDNVGLQSAFKEVFPIDETEKGRSTGLVLDFLEYRLGDAPYTPEECREKDLTYQAPMYAKLQLIHKDSGLIKEDQVFLGDLPLMTEDGSFVINGADRVVISQIHRSPGVYFTSSYKGIKKMYTGAIIPMPKRGPWIELEFAGGILEMKVNKRKFPVAMLLRVLGYDDASLRALFTEFEPEMELPEDKSAGMGADEALLRLFTVLRPGDPPKRDKAIQYLYGLLADPRRYDLGEPGRFKMNRKLGVQRKEHTLLNFQDGKFSDAGLVDTIRYLMALQYGRETVPMQGEGGVVSEVPVGEDDIDHLGNRRVRTVGELLADQLRVGMGRMARGVRERMLLGNPDAATPTKLVNNRPIVAAMREFFGRSQLSQFKDQTNPLSDLRHKRRISALGPGGLTRERAGFDVRDVHRTHYGRICPIETPEGANIGLISSLASYAKVNPLGFIEAPYRRVKDGKVSETVEYMTADIEDRYTIAQANSPLNADNTFADERVLARRKGDPLWYTHEEVDYMDVSPKQIVSINTSLIPFLEHDDANRALMGSNMQSQAVPLIRADSPAVGTGVETRVVTDSGTSVVSDVTGRVTYVDARNIQITLSEDSAAAGMVKGNVRTFELVRFTRSNQGTNLDQHPIVNTGDDVRAGQVIADGPASDMGRLALGQNITIAIMPFDGFNFEDAICISEGLVRKDYYTSVHIEKDEIEARDTKLGPEKITRDIPGLSEAALRDLDEDGIVRVGAEVKPGDILVGKTSFKGESEPTPEERLLRSIFGEKAREVKDTSLRVQSGQGGIVVKTVRFRRGDEGVDLKPGVREMVRVYVAQKRQLQVGDKVANRHGNKGVVSKIMAPEDMPYLEDGTPVDLVFNPLGVPSRMNLGQILETHLGEVARLTGQKFETPVFDSVTEATIKEMLEVAAAERLQGLKDEGFELDKREQEVLDRAGKVGVVDSPNGDYERAQMQLARTGKSILYDGRSGEPISGPVVVGTMYVMKLYHMVEDKLHARSTGPYSLITQQPLGGKAQFGGQRFGEMEVWALEAYGAAHTLQEMLTIKSDDIDGRDAAYQSIVKGEEVSGSTIPESFKVLVKELHSLGLDVEVLDTHDKNVDIFEGMMPKR from the coding sequence ATGACGCTCAACAAGAAAGAACCCCGCATCGAACGTTTCGGTGAGATCTCGGAAGTGATTCCGCTCCCGAACCTGACAGAAGTGCAGGTGAACTCGTTCCGCGCCTTCCTGCAGGCCGACAAGGCCATGGAGAAGCGCGACAACGTCGGTCTCCAGAGCGCCTTCAAGGAAGTCTTCCCCATCGACGAGACCGAGAAGGGCCGCTCGACCGGCCTGGTACTGGACTTCCTGGAGTACCGCCTGGGCGACGCGCCCTATACCCCGGAAGAGTGCCGCGAGAAGGACCTGACCTATCAGGCGCCGATGTACGCCAAGCTGCAGCTGATCCACAAGGACAGCGGGCTGATCAAGGAAGATCAGGTGTTCCTGGGCGACCTGCCCCTGATGACCGAGGACGGCTCCTTCGTCATCAACGGCGCCGACCGCGTGGTGATCTCGCAGATCCACCGCTCGCCCGGCGTGTACTTCACGTCCTCCTACAAGGGCATCAAGAAGATGTACACCGGCGCGATCATCCCCATGCCTAAGCGCGGCCCCTGGATCGAACTGGAGTTCGCCGGCGGCATCCTGGAGATGAAGGTCAACAAGCGCAAGTTCCCGGTCGCCATGCTGCTGCGCGTGCTGGGCTACGACGACGCCTCCCTCAGGGCGCTGTTCACCGAGTTCGAGCCCGAGATGGAACTGCCCGAGGACAAGAGTGCGGGCATGGGCGCCGATGAGGCCCTGCTGCGGCTGTTCACGGTGCTGCGTCCCGGCGACCCACCCAAGCGCGACAAGGCCATCCAGTACCTCTACGGCCTGCTGGCCGACCCCCGCCGCTACGACCTGGGCGAGCCCGGCCGCTTCAAGATGAACCGCAAGCTGGGCGTGCAGCGCAAGGAGCACACCCTGCTCAACTTCCAGGACGGCAAGTTCAGCGACGCCGGGCTGGTCGATACCATCCGCTACCTGATGGCGCTGCAGTACGGCCGCGAAACCGTGCCGATGCAGGGCGAGGGCGGCGTGGTGAGCGAGGTGCCGGTGGGCGAGGACGATATCGACCACCTGGGCAACCGCCGCGTGCGAACCGTGGGCGAGCTGCTGGCCGACCAGCTGCGCGTGGGCATGGGCCGCATGGCGCGTGGCGTGCGCGAGCGCATGCTGCTGGGCAACCCCGACGCCGCGACCCCCACCAAGCTGGTGAACAACCGCCCCATCGTGGCGGCCATGCGTGAGTTCTTCGGCCGCTCGCAGCTCTCGCAGTTCAAGGATCAGACCAACCCGCTCTCCGATCTCCGGCACAAGCGCCGCATCTCCGCGCTGGGGCCAGGCGGCTTGACCCGCGAACGCGCCGGCTTCGACGTGCGCGACGTGCACCGCACGCACTACGGGCGCATCTGCCCGATCGAGACGCCCGAAGGTGCCAACATCGGCCTGATCTCCTCGCTGGCGTCCTACGCCAAGGTGAACCCGCTGGGCTTCATCGAGGCCCCGTACCGCCGCGTGAAAGATGGCAAGGTCAGCGAGACCGTCGAGTACATGACGGCCGACATCGAAGACCGCTACACCATCGCGCAGGCCAACTCGCCGCTGAACGCCGACAACACCTTCGCGGACGAGCGCGTACTGGCCCGCCGCAAGGGCGATCCGCTGTGGTACACCCATGAAGAAGTCGATTACATGGACGTGTCGCCCAAGCAGATCGTGTCCATCAACACCTCGCTGATCCCCTTCCTGGAGCACGACGACGCCAACCGCGCGCTGATGGGTTCCAACATGCAGTCGCAGGCCGTGCCGCTGATCCGCGCCGACTCGCCCGCCGTAGGCACCGGGGTGGAAACGCGCGTGGTGACCGACTCGGGCACCTCGGTGGTGAGCGACGTGACGGGCCGCGTGACCTACGTGGACGCCCGCAACATCCAGATCACGCTGAGCGAGGACTCCGCCGCCGCCGGCATGGTGAAGGGCAACGTCCGCACCTTCGAACTGGTGAGATTTACCCGCTCCAACCAGGGTACCAACCTCGACCAGCACCCCATCGTGAACACCGGGGACGACGTCAGGGCCGGTCAGGTCATCGCCGACGGCCCGGCCTCCGACATGGGCCGCCTCGCGCTGGGCCAGAACATCACCATCGCGATCATGCCCTTCGACGGCTTCAACTTCGAAGACGCCATCTGCATCTCCGAGGGGCTGGTGCGCAAGGACTACTACACGTCCGTGCACATCGAGAAAGACGAGATCGAGGCCCGCGACACCAAGCTGGGGCCCGAGAAGATCACCCGCGACATCCCCGGCCTCAGTGAAGCCGCGCTGCGCGACCTCGACGAGGACGGCATCGTGCGCGTGGGCGCCGAGGTCAAGCCCGGCGACATCCTGGTCGGCAAGACCTCCTTCAAGGGCGAGAGCGAGCCGACCCCCGAAGAGCGTCTGCTGCGCTCGATCTTCGGCGAGAAGGCCCGTGAGGTGAAGGACACCTCGCTGCGCGTGCAGTCCGGCCAGGGCGGCATCGTGGTCAAGACCGTGCGCTTCCGCCGCGGCGACGAGGGCGTGGATCTCAAGCCCGGCGTGCGCGAGATGGTGCGCGTGTACGTAGCCCAGAAGCGTCAGCTGCAGGTGGGCGATAAGGTCGCCAACCGCCACGGGAACAAGGGCGTGGTCTCCAAGATCATGGCCCCCGAGGACATGCCCTACCTGGAAGACGGTACTCCCGTCGACCTCGTGTTCAACCCGCTGGGCGTGCCCTCGCGCATGAACCTGGGGCAGATCCTGGAGACCCACCTGGGCGAGGTGGCCCGCCTGACCGGCCAGAAGTTCGAGACCCCGGTCTTCGACTCGGTGACCGAGGCGACCATCAAGGAGATGCTGGAAGTGGCCGCCGCCGAGAGGCTGCAGGGCCTCAAGGACGAGGGCTTCGAACTCGACAAGCGCGAGCAGGAAGTGCTCGACCGCGCCGGCAAGGTCGGCGTCGTGGACTCGCCCAACGGCGACTACGAGCGTGCCCAGATGCAGCTCGCCCGCACCGGCAAGAGCATCCTGTACGACGGCCGCTCCGGTGAGCCCATCAGCGGCCCTGTGGTGGTCGGCACCATGTACGTCATGAAGCTGTACCACATGGTGGAAGACAAGCTGCACGCGCGCTCCACGGGCCCGTACTCCCTGATCACCCAGCAGCCGCTGGGCGGCAAGGCGCAGTTCGGCGGCCAGCGCTTCGGCGAGATGGAAGTGTGGGCGCTCGAAGCCTACGGCGCCGCGCACACCCTGCAGGAGATGCTGACCATCAAGTCCGACGACATCGACGGCCGCGACGCCGCGTACCAGAGCATCGTCAAGGGCGAGGAAGTCTCGGGCAGCACCATCCCCGAGTCGTTCAAGGTGCTCGTCAAGGAACTCCACTCGCTGGGCCTGGACGTCGAGGTGCTCGACACGCACGACAAGAACGTGGACATCTTCGAAGGGATGATGCCGAAGCGCTGA
- a CDS encoding DUF2721 domain-containing protein has product MADPSLQVLSAMITPAVLISGAGTLLMSTSSRVGRVTDRVRQLTARFKVLVGEEGQQQPLAREEKRLIVQQLPRLAWRSRLLVRAMTAMYLAVALLVLTSILIGADSLVGRGQSFGVAPVLLAILGSAALAFGALTLSFEMRLSARTTGEEMQFLVGLGQHYAGLYEERAGEVSITLRP; this is encoded by the coding sequence ATTGCCGATCCCAGTCTGCAAGTCCTCTCGGCCATGATCACGCCCGCCGTGCTGATCTCGGGCGCCGGCACCCTGCTCATGAGCACCAGCAGCCGGGTGGGCCGCGTGACCGACCGCGTCCGGCAGCTCACGGCCCGCTTCAAGGTGCTGGTGGGAGAGGAAGGCCAGCAACAGCCCCTGGCCCGTGAGGAAAAACGCCTGATCGTGCAGCAGCTTCCGCGTCTGGCCTGGCGCAGCCGCCTGCTGGTGCGCGCCATGACCGCCATGTACCTGGCCGTGGCCCTGCTGGTGCTGACCAGCATCCTGATCGGCGCGGACAGCCTGGTGGGGCGTGGGCAGAGTTTCGGTGTGGCGCCCGTCCTGCTGGCCATCCTGGGCTCGGCGGCCCTGGCCTTCGGCGCCCTGACCCTCAGCTTCGAGATGCGCCTGAGCGCCCGCACCACGGGCGAGGAGATGCAGTTCCTGGTCGGCCTGGGCCAGCATTACGCCGGGCTGTACGAGGAGCGGGCCGGAGAGGTCTCCATTACACTCCGTCCATGA
- a CDS encoding DUF1905 domain-containing protein, producing the protein MTLEFSGPVWQWRGPAPFYFVTVPDEQSQAIKAAAKLLTYGWGMIPVTARIGETEWTTSMFEKDRRYVLPLKVMVRRAEGLDEDDTVTVQLDLG; encoded by the coding sequence ATGACCCTCGAGTTCAGCGGCCCGGTCTGGCAGTGGCGTGGCCCGGCCCCGTTCTATTTCGTGACCGTTCCGGACGAGCAGAGCCAGGCCATCAAGGCCGCCGCGAAGCTCCTCACCTACGGCTGGGGCATGATCCCGGTGACCGCGAGGATAGGGGAGACCGAGTGGACGACCTCGATGTTCGAGAAGGATCGCCGCTACGTCCTGCCCCTCAAGGTGATGGTGAGACGGGCGGAGGGCCTGGACGAGGACGACACCGTCACCGTGCAGCTCGACCTGGGCTAA
- the nagA gene encoding N-acetylglucosamine-6-phosphate deacetylase produces the protein MSASTLSGQLVTGDQLRPGRLEFASTIQAVIPAGDAPEGLLILPGFIDTHVHGGDGADTMDGADAVRRLARFHARHGTTTLYPTTVTNPWPGVLQALQAVHEVRARGPLAGGPDIPGAHLEGPFISPQRLGAQPPDTLLPTPELIRQVLALDVVRAVTIAPELPGALEAALSLGRAGVRIGVGHTRADAETVSAFLAALREAGVRTCATHLFNAMGGIEGREPGVPGALLADPHAFLEVILDGLHVHPTSFRLARAAAPERVLLITDAMRAAGQAEGESELGGQRVLVRGGAARLENGSLAGSLLTLDGALRRAVQAGIPLPEASRMLSAVPARSMGLSDRGELAVGQRADVVVLDRALNVQAVYVGGQPVWSLLA, from the coding sequence ATGTCAGCATCCACCCTGAGCGGCCAGCTCGTGACCGGAGATCAGCTCCGGCCCGGCCGGCTGGAATTCGCTTCCACCATCCAGGCCGTCATCCCCGCTGGAGACGCGCCCGAGGGCCTGCTGATCCTGCCGGGCTTCATCGATACTCACGTCCACGGCGGCGACGGGGCGGACACCATGGACGGCGCCGACGCGGTGCGCCGGCTGGCCCGCTTCCACGCCCGGCACGGCACGACCACGCTGTATCCCACGACGGTCACGAATCCCTGGCCTGGCGTGCTGCAGGCGCTGCAGGCGGTGCACGAGGTCAGGGCACGGGGGCCACTGGCGGGCGGCCCCGACATTCCCGGCGCCCACCTGGAAGGCCCCTTCATCAGCCCGCAGCGACTGGGCGCGCAGCCGCCGGACACGCTGCTGCCCACGCCCGAGCTGATCAGGCAGGTGCTGGCCCTGGACGTGGTGCGGGCCGTGACCATCGCGCCCGAACTGCCCGGTGCGCTGGAGGCCGCGCTGAGCCTGGGCCGGGCCGGCGTGCGGATCGGGGTGGGCCACACCCGCGCCGACGCCGAGACCGTCAGCGCCTTTCTCGCCGCGCTCCGTGAGGCGGGCGTCCGCACCTGCGCCACCCACCTGTTCAACGCGATGGGGGGCATCGAGGGCCGTGAACCCGGCGTCCCCGGTGCGCTGCTGGCTGACCCGCACGCCTTTCTGGAGGTGATTCTGGACGGCCTGCACGTCCATCCCACCTCCTTCCGGCTCGCCCGCGCCGCCGCCCCGGAACGCGTGCTGCTGATCACCGATGCCATGCGCGCCGCCGGACAGGCGGAGGGCGAGAGCGAACTGGGTGGCCAGCGCGTGCTGGTGCGCGGCGGCGCCGCGCGCCTGGAGAACGGTTCGCTGGCCGGCAGCCTGCTGACCCTCGACGGGGCTCTCAGAAGGGCCGTGCAGGCCGGGATTCCCCTGCCGGAAGCCAGCCGGATGCTCAGCGCCGTGCCTGCCCGCAGCATGGGCCTGAGCGACCGGGGCGAGCTGGCCGTGGGGCAGCGCGCCGATGTCGTGGTACTCGACCGGGCACTGAATGTGCAGGCGGTCTACGTGGGCGGCCAGCCGGTCTGGAGCCTGTTGGCCTGA